In Vanacampus margaritifer isolate UIUO_Vmar chromosome 6, RoL_Vmar_1.0, whole genome shotgun sequence, the DNA window CCTTTGACTGGACCTGACAAGTGGCAGCAAGCgcgtgagcgagcgagcgagcaccTCGGAGGAAGCACGACACGTCCTCCAGCTGCGGGATGTTGTCGTGGCGATAGCCGCAGTGCTGGCGCAGCAGCGGCAGGTTCCGCAGGTACTCCTTGCAGGCGTGGCTAGGGTACAACTTGTTGAGCTCGCGGAAGACCACGCCCCACGTGCGCACCTCCTCCGCCGTGTACTCGATGCGGGGGATGGGCTGACCGCTGCCGACACACAAACACGGAGGCCGACGTCAGCGCAGCGAGCCGAAGCCGTCACACGGATGACGACCGCCACCGGTGCTTACAACTTGTACTTCATGGCCACCTTCACAAAATACTTGCGGCGCTGACGGTAAACTTCGTCTTTGAAGCCCTGAAGAGCAAACAAAGAAACATTCCAGTCACGTTCATGCGGACGTCCTGGCCTGGTGGCTtcaaaagtcacacacacacacagacgcagaCGGTACCGGGTGGTCCGCATCCAGCTCAGAGCCGTACATTAACACCCTGTGGGAGCACTGATCCAGCTGGGAGATCTTCATGGGGAACCACGGCACGTCTTCCTCATCTGCGGCACACAAACACAGCGTGGGCCTGACGGGCGTGGGCCTGACAGGCGAGCGGCGGCGGCGATCGGCGGGACGCAGCGCACTGACCGGCCTGCGTGGCCCACACGTGTGCCGGCGTGTTGAAGGACAGGATGTTGACGTGATCTTTTAGGACCTCCAGGAGCTCGTTGAAGTCCTTCTTGTCGCAGCTGCAGTCGGCAAAGATCTCCACCTCGTTGGCCACCCGCTTGGACGGGCGCGACTCGATGTGGTTCAGGTTGACACGCTTCTCCTGTTGAGGGCGAGCGTCACGTGACACGTCAAGCGCACCGCTGGACTCCGGTCCGACCTTTTGACCCGACCGCAATTGACTGTGTCATGTTTCTGCGGGGGTgggctttttctttcttgtggctgttgttgtttttgtttgtggttgctgttttttgtcttcccttgtctcgttatgtcgaACCGCGTCCACCTGTGTgggtcttcccttccccaggtgtgtgtCGTTAtttatttaggccccgtccagacggaagctcGTTCTTCAAACAAATGTCGTCCACGCAGAAGCCTTTCAAGACttgaagacgctgaggacgtttaacggctgtaatgtagaTGCCAAgactggagtggcgctgtagcgcagccacagggagtaagcgtagaagaagaagaatgagcCACGAAAAGGAGCACTTTTTTTcgaactttattgcaatctacagaacaaacgcGGCTTTGCTTGTATGGAAAGATGAAAAAGTCGAACACGATGGCGGCTGCTTCAAGTAACAACagcgcttgttgaacgtgggaataaaaaaGGCAAATGTTTTGCGCAAAACGATgactatccgccattgttgttgacaagcTGACGGTttgtcacgcgagaattggcgcagaCGTCATCAACGTCATGGAGCTGCGACCATCACGCCATCGCCGCATATGGCGTCCAGACGGACgccttttgaaatctttccacccTGGAGCCGGCTTTCAAAAGTGATGGCGTTCAAGCTGCGATCCATCTTGTGGACAAACGGCCTAAATGCtattgaaacgggctttcgtgtggacggacGGGGCGGGGCCTTCATCTGCGGCGTTTGTCCAGTCGCTGTGGAAGTTGGTGCGTgaacagctaaccaagtcatcctcgtcacaccCGATGTCGAGTCACGCCGCAGCAAGCCAAGTCAcatcaggtcctgtcacgtcacaCTCGTTcccgtcacggcgaccagtccactcacgTCCTTTGATCTGCTCCCTTTTTTCTCCCTCTGGTTCATCAATTGCACTTGATTTGCGTTTCCTGCGTTTGCGTCTGGAGGTTTCCAACTTTTGATTTGACTCACCTGGAAGAGTCGCAGCGCTCGCACCAGACAGCCCACCTCGTTCTTCAGGGAAAACACCACCGCCTGACTCGGACCGCCGGCGCTCTCGCTGATGGGACTGAAGGACGGACGGCGCGActagacacacacgcacagagaAATGTCGACATTAGCAAAGGTCAGTCGGATGTtttgacgacgacgacgacgacgtcaCCATCTGTCCACCGGTGTGGCGCAGCGGCGGACGGCGGTCGAACATGGCCGAGTCGAAGGAGAGTCCGCGTCGGCTCCAGTACTTGCTGGAGAACATCATCATGACGGGCTGCACGGCGGGAGCGGCCGCCGGCGCCTCCTGCTGGTCGTCCTTCATC includes these proteins:
- the LOC144054054 gene encoding tryptophan 5-hydroxylase 2-like isoform X1 — encoded protein: MASSHVMKDDQQEAPAAAPAVQPVMMMFSSKYWSRRGLSFDSAMFDRRPPLRHTGGQMSRRPSFSPISESAGGPSQAVVFSLKNEVGCLVRALRLFQEKRVNLNHIESRPSKRVANEVEIFADCSCDKKDFNELLEVLKDHVNILSFNTPAHVWATQADEEDVPWFPMKISQLDQCSHRVLMYGSELDADHPGFKDEVYRQRRKYFVKVAMKYKFGQPIPRIEYTAEEVRTWGVVFRELNKLYPSHACKEYLRNLPLLRQHCGYRHDNIPQLEDVSCFLRERSGFTVRPVAGYLSPRDFLAGLAYRVFNCTQYIRHSTDPLYTPEPDTCHELLGHVPLLADPKFAQFSQEIGLASLGASDDDVQKLATCYFFTIEFGLCKQEGQLRAYGAGLLSSIGELRHALSDEACVRPFDPASTCKQECLITTFQDVYFVSDSFDEAKQKMREFAKSIKRPFSVYYNPYTQTVDLLKDTRSIEDVVQDLRGDLTTVCDALGKMNTYMGI